The DNA sequence CATTTAGCAAAGCTAGAATATATGTTAGTGGGCAAAATTTGTTAACATTTTCGAAGTTAGATGATTTGGACCCAGAAAGAAATGCCTATGCAAATCATCTTGGAGGAACTTTGCCTCAAGCAAAAGCGATAACCTTGGGAGTTAACTTAACTTTTTAAAATTTAAGAAATGAAACCATTTTATATAAAATTTTTATTATTAGTATTTATTATAAATACATCATGCGAAGATTTAGAGTTGCAACCAGAAAACTCTACAACTCCAGAAACTTTTTACACTACTGTAGCTAATTTAGAAGCTGGTCTTTACGGAATATATGACGCTTTGCAACAAAGTGGTATTTGTGAGATTCCTAAATTTGAAGGGATGAGTGATAATTGTATTTCAGAGAGAAATTTTCTTCCTGATATCACCGCATATGCCGCTGGCGAAAAAATTGTAGCTACTGGTACAGTAGAAGATATGTACTTAGATAACTATGTTCTAATACAAAGAGCGAATTTATTGTTAGACAATATCGATGATATATCTGGTATTATAGATTCTGAGAGGGAAGTAATTAGAGCTGAATCAAAAGCACTTCGAGCCTTGTCCTATATGCGATTGGTATATTTGTATGGAGGTGTGCCATTACTTGAAACATTTACAGACAGAAGTGAAACGTTACAAGTAAATAGAGCAGACCGGAGTACCATTATAACTTTTGTGTTGGATGAATTTGAGTCGGCAGCGGCTGTATTAGGGAATTTTCCAGTTGCCGATGGGAGAATGACTAAACAGGCAGTGTTAGGTTTTCGTGCAAAAGTACTTTTATACGAAGCAAGATTAGGGAATATTAGTTGGTTGGAAGCTCTTACAGCTATAAATAGAGCGGTAACAGAAGCGAATAATGGGGGGCATATCTTAGTAGATACAAATAACCCTACAAGTGACTATAAGTCATTATTTATGGAATCAAATGAAGGGAATAAGGAGTATATATTTTCTGTAAGAAATAGCTCGTCAGACCCTGCATTTTCTTATTTGGCAGACTATTCTTGGTCTTCAGGTCATCAAGATATGTACATTCATCAAAACTTAGCAGATGCGTATGGTTATGCAGATGGTTCGGATTACAATCCTGCAGATGATACTTATATTAATAGAGATCCTAGGTTAAGTGCCAATATCATGCATGAAGGACTTGTTTTTAATGGTTTAACCTATGATGGAACGGATAATGGCGGTTTTGTAGGTGGCAACTCTTTAGGAACAGTTACAAACTTATTCTTTCATAAATTTATAACTACAGATTATTCTTCAGATTTTAATGAAGGAGAATTAGATATACCTTTATTACGTTATGCTGATTTATTGTTAATGCAAGCCGAAGCTTTAAATGAAACAGCTGGTGATGGATATACTCCTTTAAACTTAGTAAGAGACCGTGCTGGTTTACCTCCATTATCAGGACTTTCACAAGATGAATTTAGAGATAAAGTTATACTTGAGCGTAGGTTAGAATTAGCACTAGAAGGTCAGCGTTGGTTTGATTTAATTACTTTAGGTATTGCTGATGAGGTTATTAATGGTATTCAGGAAGAAAGTGTTGATATTGTTCGTGCATTTACGCCAGGGCGAAGTGAATTATTTCCCATTCCACAAACCGAGATTAGTTTAAATCCAAATTTAACTCAGAATCCTGGATACATAGATTAAAAAAAATATTAAAAATAACAGAGACTATTTTTTTATAGTCTCTGTTTATCAAAATTCATAAAAGAATATTTAATGGAAAAAATATTATCAGGAATTATAATAATTACTTGTATTTTTAATGCTATTGCATTGGAAACAGTAAAAGGACATGTTTTTATTGATGTAAATAAAAATGGGGTATATGACTTAGATGACACAGGACTCCAAGGGGTGCTTGTTTCTAATGGTGTTGATGTTGTTGAAACTAATGAAAATGGACGGTTTAAATTAAAAAGAGTTGGACATATGCCTGTATTTTTGATAAAACCTTCCGGCTATCAAGTAACTAAAAGTAAAGATGGTCAGCCACTTTTTTATGAAGAAATGACAAGCAAAAATAATGATGAGTTACAATTTGGTTTGTTTAAGAAAGAAGAAGATGATAAATTAAAAATAGCTCTTTTAGGAGATACACAACCACATAATGTTGATGAAGTTTATTATGTATTAAGGAGTGGTATTGATGAGTTAAAGCGTGAAGTATATGATTTTTCAATAACGTTAGGAGATGTTGTTAGTGACAACCCTGTGATTCTACCATTAATCAAACAAGTTATTGCTGCGTCAGGTCGAGCATCTTATTTTACATTTGGAAATCACGATCTCAATTGGGAGAAGTTATATACAGATGGTTTAGAAAATTGGGATAAAGATTGGATTAATGCGGTTGGACCTACTTATTATGCAATGGCTTGGGGGAAAACTAATATATTGAATATTAATAATATTAATGTAAAACTGAAAGCAAATAATGAGTATGGTTATGATTACTATATGAAAAATAATCAAATGTTATTCATTAAAAATTATCTGTCACATTTAGATAAAAATGAGCTTTTAATTATTACTTCACATTGTAAACCTGACCAAATTGTAAATGACCAGGAGTTTTATAATTTATTTAAAGGTTTTTCTAAGGTCCTTTTTACTTTTGGTCACCATCATAGAACAGAAAATTATAAAATTACTAAGGAGCAGGGATGGCCCAATGAAATACCTGCTCATTTTATTTGTGCAGGAGCAATATGTGGGGGACACTGGCGTGGAGAAGAAGATATTTTTGGGATACCTTCAGCCCTTATGACTGATGGATCTCCAAAAGGCTACGTATTTCTTGACATTGCAGAGGGGAGTTATAAATTAACATATAAGGCATCAGGTATGCCAGATGAAAAACAAATGCATATTTATACCCCAGATTATTTATTTTATGATACTAATTTTAAACCTTTAGATCCTACGCCGAACAATAGTTTTTATGTTAATATTTATTTAGGCAGTGAAGAAACAAAAGTTGAATATCGGATAGATGGAGGCAAGTGGTTCCCTATGCAAAAAGTTAATGAACCAGACCCTTATCTAAAGAAAATAATGATGCGACAGAAACTGGGTGTTTACCCTACAGAAGGCAGTAGGAAGCTTAAAAGAGAATATGATAATATGACTAAAAGTAGTCACCTTTGGAAAGTGTCATGTCCTTCAAATTTAACTTATGGTGTCCATGAATTAGAAGTTCGTTTTACTGATGCTTATATTAAGAATTCTAGTGAGAAGCACAGCTTTATTTATATTACACCAGAAATGAAAGAAGTTAATAAAAAAATGAATAGTCATTATAAAAAATGGGTAAGTAATGAATAACATATTGTTTCTTTATTTTAAATACTTGTAGGTATTAATTAAACTTTCATAACAAGTAGCGTCTTTAAAATAGAGACTAACGTTTTTTCTACATTTTCTTTGGATAAATTATGAGACAATTCATAACGTATTTGACACCACAATTGTTTGCTTAGTTAAACAGAGATTTATTAAATGAATATTACAAAAAACTTTATATTTAATAAAAGTGTTATCCAATTGTTTTATTTATTTTTTAAATCTTAAGTTGTCTTTTAAGAACAATAAAATTAGTATGTCTGATACAACAGAAAAACACAGGCCATCAGTGGTCAAGGGCGTAATATTTGCCTAAATAAAATAAGTGTAAATTAAAATATAGTTATTATTTTAGAGGGATGAAATATCTGTTATTATCATCCCTCTTTTTTTGTATAAGCCATTTTAGCCATGGGAAGATTTTATTTAGTCCATACCAAGAACCAGATAGCCTAAATTATTATTCTAATTTGGCTAACTTCCCAGATTCAGACTCAAGCCTAACAAGAGCATATAATTATTTTAATAAAAAACGTTTAGAAAGTATTAACCAAAATGATACAAAGTCCGTAATAGTTTATTTAAGAAAAATAGCTATTATTCAATTTGAATTGGGTGATTATTTTGGTAGCGAAGTTACGGTTGTAGAAGCACTTGAATTGTTAGATAAATTCCAACTATCTAAAGAAAAAATGAGTGATAAAATTGGTCTTTTAAATCAGTTAGGTAGGATATATATGGAGTTGTTAGACTATGATGCAGCGATTAAGTATTATGACGAGGCGCTCAAAATTACAAAGTCTAAAAATCATAGAAATATTATACAAAACAATAAGGCGCTTGTTTATATACAACAACAGAATTACAAATTGGCAGAGAAAGAGTTTTTAGAAGTTTTCAGAAATAGTGATTCATTAGAAAATAAAGAACAAATAGCTAGAGCTCAAAATAATTTGGGTCATGTTCAATCTAAATTAAATAGGTCAGATGCCTTAGCTAATTTAACAGAAGCATTGCGAATTAGAATGTCCATCAAGGATAATGCAGGAATCTACTCAAGCTATCGATATTTATCAGAGTACTATCATGACAGAAACAATGATAGTATTGCAAATGATTATGCCCATAAAGGGTATCATATTGCAAAATTGATTAATAGTCCATCATTTATAAAAGATGCCCTTTCCAATTTAATGAATTTAGGGAACTATAGCAATAAGAATGTATTGGAATATATTAGGGTTTCTGATAGTTTACAAAATGTTAAACAACTTCAAGAAAATAAATATACAAAGATTAAATACGATTATACAGAAAATGAGAAATTAGCAAAAGTAAATGAATTAGAAAAGGAGAAACAACGACGCTTAAAGTTGTTGTATTTGTCAGTAGCAGGCTTCGTTACGTTACTCGCAGTTTTTGTGATTGTTATATTGAAAATAAAATATAAAAGAGATAAATTGAGACAAGTATATATTACTGAAACGCGTATATCTAAAAGGGTACATGATGAAGTTGCTAACGACGTATATCAAGTGATGACTAAATTACAAGGCAATATTATAGATAATAAAGAAGTTTTATTAGACGACTTAGAAGATATTTATAATAGAACGCGCGATATTTCAAGAGATAATAGTACACTTGAAGTCAATGAACATTTTGATATTTTATTAAACGATTTACTTGTTAAGTATAAGAGTACTCAAGTAAATATTGTGACTAGAAATCTGTCAAAAATGGATTGGAATACTGTTGACGCTTTAAAAAAAATTACTATTTACAGGGTAATTCAAGAACTTATGGTAAATATGAAAAAACACAGTAAAGCATCTTTAGTGGGATTAAATTTTAATTATTCAGATAATAAAATTATAGTTTCGTATAGTGATAATGGTGTGGGGTGTAACATAAAAAGTGGTTCTGGGGGCTTGAAAAATGCGGAAAACCGTATAGAATCTATAAATGGAACGATTATTTTTGAATCGGGACTTTATAAAGGGTTCAAGGCAAAAATAACTGTATAACAATGTTTGAAAAAGTTTTAATTGTTGATGATCACGATGTTGTAAATGAAGGAGTAAAAGCTTTGCTTAAAGGTTTAGATATTTTAAACATCCATAAGGCACAATATTGTGATGAGGCCGTTTTAATAATAAAGCGAGCTATTATTGATGAAGCGCCATTTGATTTATTAATAACAGATTTATCTTTTAAAAAAGATTATCACTCTCATAAACTTCATTCAGGTGAAGATTTGATTGCTTCAATTAGACCAGATTTTCCTGCATTGAAAATTATTGTATATTCCATGGAAGACAGACTTCAGAAAGTACGGACTTTAGTTAATACGTTTCAGGTCAATGCCTATGTTTGTAAAGGAAGAAATGGAGCTGCAGAACTTTCTAAAGCCATAGAACAAATAG is a window from the Pseudalgibacter alginicilyticus genome containing:
- a CDS encoding RagB/SusD family nutrient uptake outer membrane protein is translated as MKPFYIKFLLLVFIINTSCEDLELQPENSTTPETFYTTVANLEAGLYGIYDALQQSGICEIPKFEGMSDNCISERNFLPDITAYAAGEKIVATGTVEDMYLDNYVLIQRANLLLDNIDDISGIIDSEREVIRAESKALRALSYMRLVYLYGGVPLLETFTDRSETLQVNRADRSTIITFVLDEFESAAAVLGNFPVADGRMTKQAVLGFRAKVLLYEARLGNISWLEALTAINRAVTEANNGGHILVDTNNPTSDYKSLFMESNEGNKEYIFSVRNSSSDPAFSYLADYSWSSGHQDMYIHQNLADAYGYADGSDYNPADDTYINRDPRLSANIMHEGLVFNGLTYDGTDNGGFVGGNSLGTVTNLFFHKFITTDYSSDFNEGELDIPLLRYADLLLMQAEALNETAGDGYTPLNLVRDRAGLPPLSGLSQDEFRDKVILERRLELALEGQRWFDLITLGIADEVINGIQEESVDIVRAFTPGRSELFPIPQTEISLNPNLTQNPGYID
- a CDS encoding calcineurin-like phosphoesterase C-terminal domain-containing protein; this translates as MEKILSGIIIITCIFNAIALETVKGHVFIDVNKNGVYDLDDTGLQGVLVSNGVDVVETNENGRFKLKRVGHMPVFLIKPSGYQVTKSKDGQPLFYEEMTSKNNDELQFGLFKKEEDDKLKIALLGDTQPHNVDEVYYVLRSGIDELKREVYDFSITLGDVVSDNPVILPLIKQVIAASGRASYFTFGNHDLNWEKLYTDGLENWDKDWINAVGPTYYAMAWGKTNILNINNINVKLKANNEYGYDYYMKNNQMLFIKNYLSHLDKNELLIITSHCKPDQIVNDQEFYNLFKGFSKVLFTFGHHHRTENYKITKEQGWPNEIPAHFICAGAICGGHWRGEEDIFGIPSALMTDGSPKGYVFLDIAEGSYKLTYKASGMPDEKQMHIYTPDYLFYDTNFKPLDPTPNNSFYVNIYLGSEETKVEYRIDGGKWFPMQKVNEPDPYLKKIMMRQKLGVYPTEGSRKLKREYDNMTKSSHLWKVSCPSNLTYGVHELEVRFTDAYIKNSSEKHSFIYITPEMKEVNKKMNSHYKKWVSNE
- a CDS encoding tetratricopeptide repeat-containing sensor histidine kinase; the encoded protein is MKYLLLSSLFFCISHFSHGKILFSPYQEPDSLNYYSNLANFPDSDSSLTRAYNYFNKKRLESINQNDTKSVIVYLRKIAIIQFELGDYFGSEVTVVEALELLDKFQLSKEKMSDKIGLLNQLGRIYMELLDYDAAIKYYDEALKITKSKNHRNIIQNNKALVYIQQQNYKLAEKEFLEVFRNSDSLENKEQIARAQNNLGHVQSKLNRSDALANLTEALRIRMSIKDNAGIYSSYRYLSEYYHDRNNDSIANDYAHKGYHIAKLINSPSFIKDALSNLMNLGNYSNKNVLEYIRVSDSLQNVKQLQENKYTKIKYDYTENEKLAKVNELEKEKQRRLKLLYLSVAGFVTLLAVFVIVILKIKYKRDKLRQVYITETRISKRVHDEVANDVYQVMTKLQGNIIDNKEVLLDDLEDIYNRTRDISRDNSTLEVNEHFDILLNDLLVKYKSTQVNIVTRNLSKMDWNTVDALKKITIYRVIQELMVNMKKHSKASLVGLNFNYSDNKIIVSYSDNGVGCNIKSGSGGLKNAENRIESINGTIIFESGLYKGFKAKITV
- a CDS encoding response regulator → MFEKVLIVDDHDVVNEGVKALLKGLDILNIHKAQYCDEAVLIIKRAIIDEAPFDLLITDLSFKKDYHSHKLHSGEDLIASIRPDFPALKIIVYSMEDRLQKVRTLVNTFQVNAYVCKGRNGAAELSKAIEQIGNHKTYLSPQIENALHANNDLEVDDYDIELVKLLSLGLSQNEISKQFEQRQISPSSLSSVEKRLNKLKDLFKANNAIHLVSITKDLGLI